The sequence below is a genomic window from Hydrogenobacter sp..
GTAATGACACCATCTACCTTTACATTTTGACCAAAATGCACGTATTTAACGGATTTTTCATACATCTTCCTGTAACTATTTACCATCTCCCAATCAGCCTTGCTGTCACCTACGTACGCACACGCGGAAAGGTTCATACTTTCAATACAAAGGTGAAGAGCGAAAGGATGAGGTTTTTTCAACTCCTCTACAGATATCTGATCATCATCAAGTATAAAATCAAAGTACTCAAAAAGACCAAACCTTTTAAAAGTGTACTCAAGATCTTCCTTAGGTCTTCCAGTAAGGATACCCAAGGGTATATTCTGAGCTTTTAAGTAAGAGAAAAACTTCCCATCAAGGATAAGTTTTTCCTTATCCCTAACCTGTCTATAAATTCTGTTAAATACGCTTATTATTTCCTCAATCTCTATTTCTTTCCCAAAGTATTTGATAACCTCTCTTGTAGCTATCCAATCGTTGTTTATACCCTTTCCAAATTTAATAGCTCTCACCGTGTCTAGATCCACCTCATGTCCAAGGAAAGCTTCAGCGGTCATCTTTATGGCAAGGTGATAAGACTCTTTTACATCAACAATGACACCATCTACATCAAAGATCACACCCTTCATAGTTCCCCCTTTAATAGAAATTTATTCCCTCCACTCAGAGGGTTTAGGAAGTCCCTAAAGTAGGGATTAGCTTTAAGGACTTCCAGGGGAGCACTATTACACCCCTTGTGTCTCTCAAGATACCTTTTTATCAGCACCTTGAGGAATTGCTTTTTCGGAGTGGAGGACTTTATTAACCTCAGGAGAGACGCTCTCCTGAGGATATTCCTTGCGGAATTTACCTGTGCGTTTATCTTCCTGCCACAGGCTACACACTCAAAAATGTGAGTATCCTTCCTGTTATTCTTATCCACATATCCACAAGAGCTACACTCCTGCGATGTGTATGCGGGATTTACTTCCACTATCTCTATCCCGTATTCCTCTTTTAAACTTTCTAATTTCTTTTTAAAAACTCCTTTCCCAAAGTTCTGAATAATCCTATTCATTCTCCTTGACAAGTCTGGACTTCTGAAGTCTAACCTCTCTATTACTATCTTAGCCGGTTTGTATAACTTTATCAGCCTGTTTACAAACCTGTTTATTTCCGTTTTTATAAAAGCCCTAAGCCTCCTTACAAGCTCTATGTATTTTTTATCTTGATTTGGTTTTATGCCTTTTCTCTGCAAGCTTGCCATCCTCTTTGTTATCTTCTGGTCGTATTTCTTCAATACTTCAAAAAACTGTCTTCCAATAAGGTCTCCTCTATCTGTTGCCATCAAAGGATTTAGCCCTATATCTATGGCTATGCTTTCTACCAGTGGCTTGTATTCCTCCCTTGTGGCTATGTCCTTTATAAGGACTACCTTTACCTTTCCTTCTTCCTCCACAATCTGGCAAAAGTTTAAAAGCTCACCTTCTAAGTTTTCCGCATAGCTGTTGTTCTTGAGTGGCACGTATATGGGTTTTCCTCTCTCAAGGGTAGATAGCTTTAGCCACCTTTGGAAGGTCTTTGAATGCTTGTTTTCCTCCACAAGTACCACTTTGCTGTCTAAGTGCATGGATATGTGCCTAAAAGATGGCCTTCTCCAGCCTTTCAAGATATGCTTAAAAATTTTCCTTGCCAACTTCCTCTCTTCCTCTGTTATCTCATACCCTATCCTCTCCTTTCCTTCTATCCACAGAGCTTTCTCTGACCTTTTAGAAAACCACTCACCTCTGCTGTTGATGTATAGAAGAACTCTTTTGGTTTTTCTATCCAGGTTTGAAGAGAGGACTATCTGTTTGAATTTGTTTTGTATGTTGGAGACAAAACCCTCAAGTCCGCTTACCACCTGCCACAGACAGACCTGTTTGTATCTTTCTGATAGCCTGCTTTCTATGTGTTTTAGCTTTGCATATCTGCTGAACCTGCCTTCTTTAAAGAAGACCTGCCACTGGTAGCTGGCTATCTTCTCTGCTGTTTTTCTGTATTCTTTCAAGACTTTTCCAATTTTTACTACCTTACCCTTATTCGCAAAATGAGGATATACATAAGCTCTAATCACTATCACTCTCCTGTGTGAGTTCCTCTATTATTCTCTCTGTTTTTCTTTATTTTCATTACTTGAAACTCGGGCATAAATAGCTACGGTTTTTTCTGGTAAGTTGGGTTTTTCTTCTTCCAGAACAACTATAGAGCCAGAAGCCTGACCGCATTTGGTATTTTCCCCTCTTTAAAAAGTTGCCATGCCCTTCTATAACTAAGACCTACCCTCTTAGCCCACTGCGATAATTTGATAGCACTAAATATATACTAGATTTCTATAAATGTCAAGATATTTCTATAAAAATCAGTAATTAGTTTCATATAGTAGAAAGGCGACCCTTTTTCGCCTCCAGGCACAGCACTTAAGGGCTCAAGTTCTATAACAGGCAGTTCTTTGTTTGAGCTTGCGTTGTCTATCCGTAGCAAAAGTCCTTTAAGAAGCAGATAAAACTTTTTCTTATCTTTGTCATCACCCGTGAGCGCCTGCAGACTCTGATATTCGTTTTTTACAAGAAGTCTTTTGTGCCAGCCCTGTATCTTTATGTTAAACTCTTTTTCCAGAACTTTCTAAACTTCTTCAGCCACTCCTTCACCCGTTTGTGTATCATGGTGGTGGATTATGGCAAGTGCTATATACTCTTTAAGGTCTTTATCAAGGTATTAGGCAGAAAAGCGGGAGAGAGGAGGTTGTGTCTGACCTCTGGAGTGTATAAAGACTCTACCCGCTCGTTTTTAACCACATTCCGCTGAAAGGCCCAGTGGAGCTTGCCCCAGTCGTGGTATTCACAGGCAAGCTCCAAAGCCTGCCAGAAGATATGTCTGAACTCCTCAGGACAGGCTATTCTGTCTCCGTAAAGCTCTCTCAGAACCTTTAAGTTTTCTTTCAGCCTGTCTGTATGCTCTCTTATGGTGGTGCCATTAGACTTCGCCCACCTCTTCCTCAGGAGGTTCTCCATGGTCTTCTTCTTCCTTCTTTTTCTTTTCTTTTGAGTTCACCCCTATGAGAAAAGCATAGGCTATTCTTTCCAGTCCTTCTCCCAGAGCATCAAGAAATGTCTCGGGCACAGGTCTATCTATTTCCTTGTAGGCCCTCATCAAGTTGTAGAGAAAGCTATTTGTATCCTTCCTTCTTGCAGCTTCAAGGAGCTTGTGAGTAAGGACTGAAAGCTTTTTTCTGACACCCTCAGGGTCTTCTATGAAAGCTTCCTTGTAGGCTTGAGCAAATTCCTTACCTTCCCAGAATACTGCCTACAGCCTTTTGTTTGCTTTTTCATCTACTCTCATTTTTAACTCCTCCTGTAGTTTGATTATAAGAATAAGCTTGCTACTCAGATGCTCCTGCCTTGCTCCGTAGTTTATGAGCGACATAACCCTTGAGTTGTTTTTGCTTTCTCTCTTAAGAATATGTTCTTTGTGAAGGTAGCCATAAAGCACCCAGTAAAGAAGGTCATAAAGGCTTTTGTTCTCATAGGCATAATCAAGCACTGCACAAAAAAGCGTGTCCAGAATTTTCGCATACTCTGTGCTTTTGTCTTCGCTGTCTTCGCTCTTCTTTGTGTTCTTGCTTTCCTTGAGGATTTTGGCAAGTCGGGGTGGCATGTGGAAAGTCTTCACAGAAAGCTCATACCTGTTGCTATTCTTTTTCAAGAAAAGCTCCATAAAGAAGGTGTTGTTTAAAAGCCAATCTGCTTTTTTTAGTCTCTACCCATTTCTCGTCCTCATCTAGTTTGTTTACACGGTGTAATTTTCTCAAGTTTTTCGTCAAGTTCGTCCAGAAGCCAAGCTGTTACTTCACGATTTTTTCTCTCTGGCCTTCAAGCAAGAAAGCGAATCTTTTCAAATCTTCAGCAAAAACTTTCAGTGCTGACCACAGATCTTGCAAAGTTTGTAGCTCTCTCATACTGTTATCTCTTTTTCCGACTTTGAAAGGAGGAATCTTATAAACCTGCCCGCAAGAAAACTGAGTTTGGCATTTTCCGGATATATTATGTAGTACCACCTTTTTGCGCTAAAGCCTTTTATTTTTACATGAACCACGTTCCCTTCTTGAAGATCCCTCTCCAAGAGTCCCTTTGACAAGAAGGACGTACCGTAACCACCTCTTACCATGCTCAGTATGGACATTCCGCAGTTTATCTCCACCTTTATATTCAACTTTTCAAAGATTATTCCGAGTTTCTCAAGTTCCTCTTTTACTATCCTCCTTGTGCCTGAACTGACTTCCCTAAAGATGATATCTGCTTCATAAAGCCTCTCGGGGTGTATCTCACCTTCTCTGGCGAAAGGATGCTCAGGATGAGTAAAGTATATGATTTCGTCAGAGAACCACTGAATTGCGTGAAATCTATCAGAGGGTGGTCTTTCTATTACGCCTACATTAAGCACACCGGAAAGTAAGTTTTCTTCTATTTGCTGTGAGTTCTCTACAAACACCCTTATAGATATGCCTGGCATCTGAGAGTGAAATTCAGCTATAAGTTCAGGCAGTTTATAACCGCTCAGCGTTGTGCTTACACCCACAAAGAGCGTATCTTTAAAGTCCTTCTTTATCTTTGCCATTTCCTCCATAAGGTTTTCATAATCGCTCAAAAGGGATCTGGCTATTTCGTATATTCTCCTTCCTTCGTTGGTAAGCACTATCTTCCCACCTTGTCTTTGAAAGAGTTTAGCACCTACTATTTTTTCAAGGGCTTTTATCTGTTGGGTGACTGCAGGCTGTGTTATGTATAATATCTCCGATGCTTTTGAAAAGCTTCCCAAATCCGCAACCGCTATAAAGGTCTTCAACTTAGTGATATCTATCATTCCTTTTTAAATTATATGTATAAAAGTGCCTTATGACAAGTATAAGTTTATCTTATTTTAAATAGAGAAACTACATTTTCTTCTATCTGATCTCTGAGCTTTCTAAGAGCTTGCAGGTCACTTACATCCTTTATCTCTTCCAAAACCCAGTGTTCCCTCCTTTTGTGGGTATGCATGTATGGACTTTTGTCCCTCGCCTCCGTTGAGAGGGTTATTATTATGTCAGCATCTTCGTAAGATACATCTTCCAAAGATCTCGGTTTTATCTCTTCTACCGAATAACCCTTCTCTTCAAGCACATCTATCACCTGCTTAGGAACTTCTTGCAGTGGTTCCACTCCAGCCGAAAATATTTCCATGTTGAGCAGAGCTTCCTTGGACATTTTTTTTGCTATGGCTTCAGCTATAACTCCTCTTATTGCTCCTCCTGTGGATATAAAACACAATCTCATGGAGTAAAATATAAACTATGATGAACTGGAAGATATATGAGGAAAAGTTAAAGGAGCTTAGAGACTATCTTGAAAAGAGCTACACAACCAACCCAGATATTGAGGTACATCTGATTTCTCCCGATGATAAGGAATTTCAGCATGATAAGGATGTACCTTATGTATTGGTAAGATATTACGTAGATGATGAGCACTTTCATGAGAGAAAGATGGAACTCTTTGATTACTATCTTGAAAAAGATATAAAGGAAATTGTAAAGATGCTGACTGCTATGATAGAAGAGTTCACTATGGAGATAGAACAATCCGAATACGGAGGAGGTTGATGTATAATATTATAACTTAAGGAGGTTAAGATGGCATTACCGAAGGAGAAAAAACAGGAGATAATAAGGAACTTTCAGAGGCATGAAAGAGATACCGGTTCTCCGGAAGTACAGATAGCCGTGCTTACAGAAAGGATAAACAGACTTACCGAACATCTTAAAAAGAATAAGAAGGATGTTCATTCAAGAAGAGGGCTAATAGCTATGATACATGCCAGAAGGAGGCATTTGGAGTATCTTAAAAACACTGACTATAAAAGATACTTAGAGGTGGTTCAAAGGTTAGGTCTTAAGGTGAGATGATGGAGAAGGTGATCGCCAAATTGGGGGACAAGGACCCCATAATAATAGAATCCGGGCATTATGCTAAACTCTCTGATGGTGCGGTAGTCGTAAGACAAGGTGATACGGCGGTTTTAGTTACGGCTGTAGTTTCCGAGGAACCTCAGCAGAATATAGATTTTATGCCCCTTTCCGTTGATTACAGGGAGCAATCTTCCGCCTGGGGAAAGATACCTGGAGGTTTTGTAAAAAGGGAAGGAAAGCCGACGGATCGTGAGGTACTTGTTTCAAGGGTTATAGATAGACCCATAAGACCACTCTTTCCGGAGGGGTTTTTTCACGATGTGGTCATAACAGCGCTTACACTCTCCGCTGATGACAGATACGACCCAGATGTGCTTGCTATAACTGGAGCTTCCGCAGCGCTTCATATTTCCAGAATACCCTTTGAAGGTCCTATAGCTGGATTAAGGATATGTAGGATTGACGGTAATTTTGTGGCAAATCCTACTTACGAAGAGAGACAAAGAGCCGATCTTGAGATAATCTTAGCTGTCAGTAAAGATAGCATAATTATGGTGGAGGGTGGTGCAAAGGAAGTTGATGAGAATACTTTTGCTAACGCTCTATACTTTGGTTTAGAGGTAGGAAAAGATATTATAAAGGTTCAGGAAGAGCTTAGGGATAGGGTGGGGGTTCCTAAGATGAGCTTTGAAGGTATAGAGATTCCTGACGAGATAAAAAATCTTATGGTGGAGTTTTGCAGTGAAAAAATACTTCAAACCTTTGAGATACAAGACAAAAGGGAGAGAAAGGAAAAATCTTCAGCCATCTTGAAAGAGTTTATAGAAACCTATCAGATACCTGAAGAACTTCATTTTAAGGTAGGCTATCACTACAAAAAGCTTACGAGTAAACTGATGAGGGACATGGTACTAAATAAAGGTATTAGGATAGATGGGAGAAGACCTGACGAGATAAGACCTATAAGCATAGAGATAAAGCCCTTTGAGCGACCTCATGGTAGCGCTATTTTCACCAGAGGACAAACTCAAGCTTTTGCTACTGTAACTCTTGGCTCACCACATGAAGCCCAGCTGGTAGAGAGCATTTATGAAGGAGAAGTTTTCAAAAGATTCATGCTCCACTATAACTTCCCGCCCTTTTCTACAGGTGAGGCAAAGCCATGGGGACCTCCCAGAAGAAGAGAGATAGGTCACGGAGCGCTTGCAGAAAGGGCTATAGAACCCCTTATACCTTCCGAAGATGAATTTCCTTATATAATAAGGGTAGTATCCAACATACTTGAATCGAATGGTTCAACGTCTATGGCAACGGTATGTGCAGGTTCTTTGGCTCTCTTTGATGCAGGTGTTCCCATGAAAAAACACGTTGCAGGCATAGCTATGGGTCTGATCATGGAAGGTGAAAGGTATGTGATCCTTTCGGACATACTGGGGGACGAGGATCAGCTTGGAGATATGGACTTTAAGGTAGCTGGTACAAAGGACGGGATAACAAGTGTGCAGATGGATATAAAGATAAAGGGCTTAAAGAGGGAAATCATGCAAGAGGCTCTCATGCAAGCGAAAGCTGGCAGGCTTTATATACTCGATAGAATGTATCAGGCTATATCTGAACCACGAAGGGATCTTTCTCCTCATGCACCAAGAATAGAGATCATAACTGTACCTGAAGATAAAGCTGTGCTTATCATAGGACCCGGTGGAAAGACCGTCAAGGATATCAAGGAGAAAACTGGAACTACCGTGTGGGTGCTTGAAGGTGGAAAAGTGTCTTTGACCGCACCATCCAAATCAGCAATAGATGCAGCAAAGGAAATTATAGAGAACATAATAAGGGATGTGGAAGTGGGAAAGGTTTACGAAGGTAAGGTAACACGTGTAGAACCCTACGGTGTTTTTGTGGAGATCTTACCTGGAAAGATAGGTCTTTTGCATGTGAGCAAGATGGAAGGATACGTAAAAGATGTTAGGGCTGTTTTCAGCGTAGGTGACACAGTAAAGGTAAAGGTGCTTGAAGTAGATGATCAGGGAAGAGCTAAGCTTACCAATATAGGATTAGACGATAGCCGGCGTAGCTCAGCGGCAGAGCGAGGCACTCGTAATGCCTAGGTCGTGGGTTCAAGTCCCACCGCCGGCTGAGAAAAGACCTTGAAAACTAATCCCATTTTCTATTAACAAAGAAATCATATCTTAACGCTAAGGGAGAAAAAAGTTTTTTATACTTGATCTCCCTTTATCTCTGCGGTATATTATTATTCACCCAATGATGAAAACTTTAAAGATCAAAATAAAACGTTTACCTCACGCTCAAGGACTTCCACTTCCCTTTTATGCCACCGAACATGCGGCTGGTATGGACCTTCTTGCGGCCGTTTGTGAGCCTATCTTTCTAAAGCCTATGAAAAGAGTCCCTGTACCTACGGGCATAGCTATAGAACTACCACCGGGTTATGAGGCTCAGGTAAGACCAAGAAGTGGACTTGCCATAAAATACGGTGTTACACTTCTTAATGCGCCTGGCACAATAGATGCGGATTATAGAGGAGAAGTAAAAGTGATTTTGGTAAACTTAGGAGAGGAAGACTTTGTTATAAACAGAGGGGACAGAATAGCACAGCTAATTATCTGTCCAGCCATACGGGTTGAGTGGGAAGAGGTGGAAGAACTGAGTTCAACACAAAGGGGTGACGGAGGCTTTGGTTCTACAGGTTTGTGAGATGACATATATCCAGGAAGCCGAAAGGAAGCTTAGAGAACTTGGCTATGAAGGTATATACCTTTGGGAAGATCCACCTGACACATATTACGACTGGCACACGCATCCCGAAGATGAAGTAAGATTTATACTTGAAGGCTCAATAGTTATAGGTACAGATAAAGAAATTTATCATCTAAAGGCTGGAGACATCTTAGAAGTTCCTGCAGGTACACGTCATTGGGCAAGGACAAAAGAAGGAGTCAAATACCTTTGCGCATCAAGGAAAAAGTAATATGGATCTCCATATCATATTCTTGCATTTAGCTATAATTCTCTTTCTTGCGCGCATAATAGGTGACACCTTTTCAAAGCTCGGTCTTCCGGCAGTTCTGGGTGAGATATTCGTGGGTATTTTGCTTGGTCAGAGTGTGTTAGGTATCCTGGAACCAAACGAAACTCTCAGGCTCTTTGCCGAGATAGGCGTCATACTTTTACTCTTTCAGGTAGGTCTGGAAGCTGACGTACAAAAGCTAAAAGATGTAGGAGTATTAGCCTTTATAGTAGCTTTTGTGGGTGCCTCTCTTCCTATGATACTTGGAACATTGGTCTCTCTTTACTTTCTGAGTTTACCATTAGCTACCAGTTTGTTTATCGGAGGTACTTTGACCGCTACAAGCATAGGTATAACGGTAAAGGTACTTGAAGATCTGGGTAAAATGAGAGAGAGGTTTGCTCAAATAGTACTCGGAGCGGCGGTGCTTGACGATGTGTTTGGTGTTGTAATACTTTCTGCACTTTACGAATTTTCAAAAGAAGGTACTCTGCACGTGAGTGCGATATTAACCCTCCTCCTTTACATAGCTACCTTCTTTATACTCTCTCCCATAGTTGCCCAAATACTTGCCAGAATTATACAGATGCTCTCCAAAGCGCTTGGCACCGAGGACTTTATACCTCCCACGGTAGTGTCTGTGATCTTTCTATTTGCTTATTTGGCTCATGAGGTGGGTTCTCCTGAAATACTGGGAGCTTTTACCGCAGGACTTGCACTATCAAGAAGGCTTACACTACCCTTTGCCATATTTTTAAAGACAGACGAAAAGATGGCTCAAAAAGTGGAACATACCATCTTACCTTTGGTATGGGTACTCACACCTTTATTTTTTGTGTATGTGGGAATAGCGTTGAACCTGAAAGCTATAGACTTTGAATCTGTCGAATTTTGGCTCATGTCTTGTCTGATCCTCCTGGTAGCTCTAACAGGTAAAGTAGTGTCCGGTTTTTTAGTAAGTGGAAGTTTTAGGGAGAAACTCCTTATAGGTTTTTCCATGTTACCTAGAGGTGAAGTAGGTCTGATTTTTGCAGAGCTTGGGAGACAAGCAAATATCTATAACGATCTTCTGTATGCTGTAGTCATATTCACAGTTGCCGTAACTACACTATTAGCTCCTATTAGTCTCAAGTTACTGTCAAAATAAGCTCCAAATACCATCTATTACCTTCCCACACTTGGGACATTTACCATCACTTAGATGAACCTTAACTTGCTCACCGAGAAACCCCTTCCTTTCTATAACTTTGTAAGCGCACGATGGACAGTAAGTGGATTCAAGATCCTCAGACGGATAGTTTCCCAGATATACGTAATTCAATCCTTCCTCTTTTGCTATTTCGTACGCACCGATCAAGCTACTTAAAGGTGTTGGTGACAGATTGGTCATTTTGTAAGCCGGAAAGAAACGGGAAATATGCCAAGGTATATTCTCCGAAATGCTTCTTATAAACCTCGCTATATCCCTTATTTCTTCAGATGTATCATTCAATCCAGGTATCACAAGCGTTGTTATTTCGATCCACACACCCTTTTTATATGCGTACTCTATAGTTTTCAGAACAGGTTTTAGTCTTGCTCCGCAGACTTCTCTGTAGAACTTATCCGAGAAGGACTTGAGGTCTATATTCATTGCGGAAAGATAAGGCAGAGAAGCGTCAATCACTTCTTCTGTTTCGTATCCGCTCGTAACAAAAACGTTTCTTATCCCTTCAGCGTGAGCCAGTTTCATAGTATCAAAGGCAAACTCAAAGAATATTACAGGTTCATTGTAAGTGTACGATATGGAAGGTGTTTTGTAAACCTTTGCCAACCTCACTATATCTTCCGGAGACATATTTTCACCAAAGGTTTTATAACGATGTGTCTGCGGATACTGAGAGATCTCCCAGTTTTGACAAAACAGACATGAGAAGTTGCATCCTACAGTTCCTACTGAAAAGGTATATGTGCCGGGAAGAAAGTGATACAGCGGCTTTTTCTCTATGGGATCCGTGTTGTAAGATGCAACGCTACCGTAAACTGTTAAAAAAAGCTTACCTTCTCTATTTACCCTAACACCGCACTTTCCATACTCACCATCTTTGACCAGACATCTCTGGTAACAAGCTTTACACAGAACTTTACCGTCTCTCTCTTCACTCATCCATGCAAGACTTTCCATAGGAGATTAATTTATTTCTCATGAAGGTAAAAGGACCTAACGTGGCTGGTATCTTTTACCCATCCGATCCGGAAACCCTTAGAATCACTGTAACCAATTTTTTAAAGACTTCACCGCTTTTTCCATTAAAACCTATGGGTTTTATAGCTCCCCATGCAAGTTATGTATATTCGGGTAGAGTTGCTGGAGTGGTCTACAAGCAAATGCAAAACCTTGATACATCAAAAGACTGGAGGATTATTCTTATAGCGCCAAGTCATTATGTGTTGTTTGAGGGTATCTCTTTTGGAAGCTACCAGGCTTTTAAAACACCGCTGGGATTAGTAGAGGTAGATAGGGAACGTATAGAAAAGTTTATTCAGATGGAAAAGTCTGTTAGAGTAAGCTTGAGCGATACGCCCTATTTTAAAGAACATTCTCTGGAAGTACAACTCCCCTTTTTACAAGTGCTTTTGAATAAATTCTATATAATACCTGTACTTTACGGAGATGCATCGCCCAAAGAAATAAAATATCTCCTAAGCTTTTTTGAAGGAGAAGATACTCTTTTTGTTGTGAGTTCTGATCTTAGCCATTACTATCCAGACACCGTCGCTAAGGTTAAAGATAACTTCTGTCACGCTGGAGTCGAGGGTTTGGACGTAAAAATCTTGAGTAAGTGCGAGGCGTGCGGTATAGTAGGCATAACCGGTGCAATTCTCTATGCAAAAGAGAAGGGACTCAAAGGTAAACTTCTTGATTACGGGACATCTGCACAGAGTGGAGGAGAAAGACATAAGGTTGTAGGTTACGGAGGTTACGTTTTTACTTCATGAGATAATAAGTCATTGTTGGATAGTAATTAAGGTAAAAACCAGAAAGATCCGCTCCAAAAAACCTTCTGATTAAGCTCTTTCCCTCCTCCATGTAAAAAACCCTCGCCTCTTTCACTCCTGCAAGTTCTTTAGCCTTATCAATGGCATCTTCAAAGTTACCAAGCCCGTCTACAAGCCCCACTTTCTGAGCCATCAGTCCGGTCATTATTCTGCCATCAGCGACGCTTCTGAGCTTTTCCTCACTTATCTTCCCTGACCTATATTTGAGTATAGCTGATACAA
It includes:
- a CDS encoding CRISPR-associated endonuclease Cas3'', which codes for MENLLRKRWAKSNGTTIREHTDRLKENLKVLRELYGDRIACPEEFRHIFWQALELACEYHDWGKLHWAFQRNVVKNERVESLYTPEVRHNLLSPAFLPNTLIKTLKSI
- a CDS encoding dephospho-CoA kinase, with translation MMNWKIYEEKLKELRDYLEKSYTTNPDIEVHLISPDDKEFQHDKDVPYVLVRYYVDDEHFHERKMELFDYYLEKDIKEIVKMLTAMIEEFTMEIEQSEYGGG
- a CDS encoding transposase; this translates as MIVIRAYVYPHFANKGKVVKIGKVLKEYRKTAEKIASYQWQVFFKEGRFSRYAKLKHIESRLSERYKQVCLWQVVSGLEGFVSNIQNKFKQIVLSSNLDRKTKRVLLYINSRGEWFSKRSEKALWIEGKERIGYEITEEERKLARKIFKHILKGWRRPSFRHISMHLDSKVVLVEENKHSKTFQRWLKLSTLERGKPIYVPLKNNSYAENLEGELLNFCQIVEEEGKVKVVLIKDIATREEYKPLVESIAIDIGLNPLMATDRGDLIGRQFFEVLKKYDQKITKRMASLQRKGIKPNQDKKYIELVRRLRAFIKTEINRFVNRLIKLYKPAKIVIERLDFRSPDLSRRMNRIIQNFGKGVFKKKLESLKEEYGIEIVEVNPAYTSQECSSCGYVDKNNRKDTHIFECVACGRKINAQVNSARNILRRASLLRLIKSSTPKKQFLKVLIKRYLERHKGCNSAPLEVLKANPYFRDFLNPLSGGNKFLLKGEL
- a CDS encoding polyribonucleotide nucleotidyltransferase gives rise to the protein MMEKVIAKLGDKDPIIIESGHYAKLSDGAVVVRQGDTAVLVTAVVSEEPQQNIDFMPLSVDYREQSSAWGKIPGGFVKREGKPTDREVLVSRVIDRPIRPLFPEGFFHDVVITALTLSADDRYDPDVLAITGASAALHISRIPFEGPIAGLRICRIDGNFVANPTYEERQRADLEIILAVSKDSIIMVEGGAKEVDENTFANALYFGLEVGKDIIKVQEELRDRVGVPKMSFEGIEIPDEIKNLMVEFCSEKILQTFEIQDKRERKEKSSAILKEFIETYQIPEELHFKVGYHYKKLTSKLMRDMVLNKGIRIDGRRPDEIRPISIEIKPFERPHGSAIFTRGQTQAFATVTLGSPHEAQLVESIYEGEVFKRFMLHYNFPPFSTGEAKPWGPPRRREIGHGALAERAIEPLIPSEDEFPYIIRVVSNILESNGSTSMATVCAGSLALFDAGVPMKKHVAGIAMGLIMEGERYVILSDILGDEDQLGDMDFKVAGTKDGITSVQMDIKIKGLKREIMQEALMQAKAGRLYILDRMYQAISEPRRDLSPHAPRIEIITVPEDKAVLIIGPGGKTVKDIKEKTGTTVWVLEGGKVSLTAPSKSAIDAAKEIIENIIRDVEVGKVYEGKVTRVEPYGVFVEILPGKIGLLHVSKMEGYVKDVRAVFSVGDTVKVKVLEVDDQGRAKLTNIGLDDSRRSSAAERGTRNA
- a CDS encoding cupin domain-containing protein, coding for MTYIQEAERKLRELGYEGIYLWEDPPDTYYDWHTHPEDEVRFILEGSIVIGTDKEIYHLKAGDILEVPAGTRHWARTKEGVKYLCASRKK
- the dut gene encoding dUTP diphosphatase, encoding MKTLKIKIKRLPHAQGLPLPFYATEHAAGMDLLAAVCEPIFLKPMKRVPVPTGIAIELPPGYEAQVRPRSGLAIKYGVTLLNAPGTIDADYRGEVKVILVNLGEEDFVINRGDRIAQLIICPAIRVEWEEVEELSSTQRGDGGFGSTGL
- the rpsO gene encoding 30S ribosomal protein S15, which gives rise to MALPKEKKQEIIRNFQRHERDTGSPEVQIAVLTERINRLTEHLKKNKKDVHSRRGLIAMIHARRRHLEYLKNTDYKRYLEVVQRLGLKVR
- a CDS encoding low molecular weight phosphatase family protein is translated as MRLCFISTGGAIRGVIAEAIAKKMSKEALLNMEIFSAGVEPLQEVPKQVIDVLEEKGYSVEEIKPRSLEDVSYEDADIIITLSTEARDKSPYMHTHKRREHWVLEEIKDVSDLQALRKLRDQIEENVVSLFKIR
- a CDS encoding HAD-IA family hydrolase — its product is MKGVIFDVDGVIVDVKESYHLAIKMTAEAFLGHEVDLDTVRAIKFGKGINNDWIATREVIKYFGKEIEIEEIISVFNRIYRQVRDKEKLILDGKFFSYLKAQNIPLGILTGRPKEDLEYTFKRFGLFEYFDFILDDDQISVEELKKPHPFALHLCIESMNLSACAYVGDSKADWEMVNSYRKMYEKSVKYVHFGQNVKVDGVITVNAPDELALTLQEVLKHL
- a CDS encoding LysR family transcriptional regulator; the protein is MIDITKLKTFIAVADLGSFSKASEILYITQPAVTQQIKALEKIVGAKLFQRQGGKIVLTNEGRRIYEIARSLLSDYENLMEEMAKIKKDFKDTLFVGVSTTLSGYKLPELIAEFHSQMPGISIRVFVENSQQIEENLLSGVLNVGVIERPPSDRFHAIQWFSDEIIYFTHPEHPFAREGEIHPERLYEADIIFREVSSGTRRIVKEELEKLGIIFEKLNIKVEINCGMSILSMVRGGYGTSFLSKGLLERDLQEGNVVHVKIKGFSAKRWYYIIYPENAKLSFLAGRFIRFLLSKSEKEITV
- a CDS encoding cation:proton antiporter, with translation MDLHIIFLHLAIILFLARIIGDTFSKLGLPAVLGEIFVGILLGQSVLGILEPNETLRLFAEIGVILLLFQVGLEADVQKLKDVGVLAFIVAFVGASLPMILGTLVSLYFLSLPLATSLFIGGTLTATSIGITVKVLEDLGKMRERFAQIVLGAAVLDDVFGVVILSALYEFSKEGTLHVSAILTLLLYIATFFILSPIVAQILARIIQMLSKALGTEDFIPPTVVSVIFLFAYLAHEVGSPEILGAFTAGLALSRRLTLPFAIFLKTDEKMAQKVEHTILPLVWVLTPLFFVYVGIALNLKAIDFESVEFWLMSCLILLVALTGKVVSGFLVSGSFREKLLIGFSMLPRGEVGLIFAELGRQANIYNDLLYAVVIFTVAVTTLLAPISLKLLSK